The region TGAGTTTCCCTGTCAAAATTATTGCAGGTGGGGCTTCAATGAACAAACAATTAGCAAATAACTTTGGATGTGATGCATATGCAAAAGATGCTAGTGAAGGTTTAAAAATTTGTAAAAGATGGATAGAGGAGATAAATTATGGAGATGACAATTAGTGTTTCAAAAAGTGGATTAAAATTTTCCCGTATTGTACAAGGTATGATGAGATTAAATCAATGGAATTTTACAAAAACAGAATTAGAAGAATTTGTTCAAAAATGTATTAATTTGGGTGTAACTACGTTTGACCATGCAGATATATATGGAAATCACACTTGTGAGGCCATTTTTGGAAATATATTAAAAGATAATCCTTCACTCAGAAACAAAATTCAGATAGTAACAAAATGTGGAATTATGTTAAAAAACGAGAAATTTCCTAGACGTGTTGCACATTATAACACGAGAAAAGAACATATATTAGAATCTGTAGATCAATCTTTAAAAAATTTTAATACTAATTATATCGACCTTTTGCTTATCCATAGACCCGATCCTTTCATGAATCCAGAAGAGATTGCAGAAGCTTTTTATCAATTAAGCAAAGCTGGAAAGGTGTTATATTTTGGAGTTTCAAACTTCACTATTCAGCAATTTAAAACCTTACAATCAAAAATGAACTTAAACCTAGTTACAAATCAAATTGAAATATCCCCATACAATTTAGAACATTTCCAAAACGATAATATATACTTTTTGATGGAAAAAAATATTAACCCAATGGCTTGGTCACCTCTAGCTGGAGGAAAACTCTTTAATATAAACGATGATAAAGGTAAGAGAATAACTAACGCCTTAAAAGAAGTTGCCAAAGATTTTAATACTGAATCATTAGATACTATAGTTTATGCATGGTTGCTGAACCATCCAGTGGGTATAATTCCTATCTCAGGTAGTGGAAAAATTCAAAGGCTTAAAAATGCTGTTGATGCGTTAGAAATTAAAA is a window of Defluviitoga tunisiensis DNA encoding:
- a CDS encoding aldo/keto reductase; the protein is MTISVSKSGLKFSRIVQGMMRLNQWNFTKTELEEFVQKCINLGVTTFDHADIYGNHTCEAIFGNILKDNPSLRNKIQIVTKCGIMLKNEKFPRRVAHYNTRKEHILESVDQSLKNFNTNYIDLLLIHRPDPFMNPEEIAEAFYQLSKAGKVLYFGVSNFTIQQFKTLQSKMNLNLVTNQIEISPYNLEHFQNDNIYFLMEKNINPMAWSPLAGGKLFNINDDKGKRITNALKEVAKDFNTESLDTIVYAWLLNHPVGIIPISGSGKIQRLKNAVDALEIKMDPEQWYIIYEAALGQRVP